The Lacipirellula parvula genome window below encodes:
- a CDS encoding PDZ domain-containing protein translates to MKIQKWKSLWGSLAIAFPAVAIVVALTPSAVHAEEEVEVSEGRIVELSPNRGDRPAVVEEGVEQEAEVAAPKYWIGLQGRPIDNRILRTQLQLAADVGVAIESVMPDSPAEKAGLRQDDILVSVNGEPLADLAYLQSVIAEKHDKPVELKIIRLAKEETIEVTPEEIPAEVLERLAVQQRQQRNPMGMMQGGNFDPQALMEQLRQQGGQGGMRMINPGMIFGGQPGAQVPNGVSVNVTRNGDGEATVNVQRGDESWTVEAGDEEALAKLPEDIRPFVDQVLSGGGNAFGGIPGFNPQDLPGMPGDLRQFDAGGNGEGLNRMNQRMLERMERMEQRIRELQEEQRSAPPAQPQAEEDPSA, encoded by the coding sequence ATGAAAATTCAAAAATGGAAAAGCTTGTGGGGATCGCTCGCGATTGCCTTCCCCGCGGTTGCAATCGTTGTTGCCCTCACACCGTCGGCCGTTCATGCCGAAGAAGAAGTTGAAGTTAGCGAAGGCCGCATCGTCGAGCTCTCGCCCAATCGCGGTGACCGTCCCGCCGTCGTCGAAGAGGGCGTCGAACAAGAAGCCGAAGTCGCGGCGCCAAAGTATTGGATCGGCCTGCAAGGTCGGCCGATCGACAACCGCATTCTGCGGACGCAGCTGCAACTGGCGGCTGATGTGGGCGTGGCGATTGAATCGGTCATGCCCGACAGCCCCGCCGAGAAGGCTGGCCTGCGGCAAGACGACATCTTGGTGTCGGTGAACGGCGAACCGCTCGCTGATCTCGCCTACCTGCAAAGCGTCATTGCCGAGAAGCATGACAAGCCAGTCGAACTGAAGATCATCCGTCTCGCCAAAGAAGAGACGATCGAAGTGACGCCTGAAGAGATTCCGGCCGAAGTGCTGGAACGGCTCGCCGTCCAACAGCGGCAGCAACGCAACCCGATGGGGATGATGCAGGGGGGGAACTTCGACCCGCAGGCCCTGATGGAGCAACTCCGTCAGCAAGGGGGCCAGGGCGGCATGCGAATGATCAACCCCGGCATGATCTTCGGCGGCCAGCCTGGCGCCCAGGTGCCTAACGGCGTCTCGGTGAACGTCACCCGCAACGGCGACGGCGAGGCGACCGTGAATGTCCAACGCGGCGACGAATCGTGGACTGTCGAAGCGGGCGATGAAGAGGCGCTCGCTAAGCTGCCGGAAGATATTCGGCCGTTTGTCGACCAAGTTCTCAGCGGCGGCGGCAACGCCTTCGGCGGCATCCCGGGGTTTAATCCACAGGATCTGCCGGGCATGCCGGGCGACTTGCGGCAGTTCGACGCCGGCGGTAACGGCGAAGGGCTCAATCGCATGAACCAACGGATGCTCGAACGGATGGAGCGGATGGAGCAGCGGATTCGCGAACTCCAGGAAGAACAACGCTCGGCCCCGCCTGCTCAACCGCAGGCCGAGGAAGATCCGAGCGCTTGA
- a CDS encoding DUF433 domain-containing protein: MKSWEDCDAVEQVAGRVSGAWVFRGTRIPVAALFENLQGGATIDEFLEWFPGVSRQQVVSLLDHETVAAKQALAT; the protein is encoded by the coding sequence ATGAAGAGCTGGGAAGATTGCGATGCGGTAGAGCAGGTCGCCGGGCGAGTCAGCGGCGCCTGGGTATTCCGCGGTACGCGCATCCCGGTCGCGGCCCTCTTTGAGAACTTGCAGGGCGGGGCGACGATCGACGAGTTTCTCGAATGGTTTCCGGGAGTGTCGCGTCAGCAAGTTGTCTCGCTGCTCGACCACGAGACGGTCGCCGCGAAGCAGGCCCTCGCTACATGA
- a CDS encoding prolipoprotein diacylglyceryl transferase family protein, with protein sequence MCSELFRIPLKWDNVPIFGAGVLLLLWAVFSVLGLKSTARAMGWPAALKAHLPTIVIVGVALVFFVPKYFPDGVPIRGYGMMVLLGSIAGIWMSVHRAQQAGVAGEEILGLAVWMFISGVIGARLFYVVEYWEDRIRQADVLSTIKTALSFTEGGLVVYGAFIGAMIGFTLYMRRRGLPALAISDMICAGMLVGLAFGRIGCLMNGCCYGGESDVAWAITFPRESGPEMISPPYGDQATSGAFYGFHLRSSSDEMAPAIIDRVNEGSLAATAGLKAGDRVIKIDEKLLAGVAGAEMLVYEAFLQGKPMVLTTSDNATHEIPAIEPPPRSRPVHPAQLYSTITAALLAWVLWSFYPFRRRDGAVTALMITLYPIARFCEESIRVDESAVFGTGMSISQNVSILLLVAAGAMWVWLLRKPAGNLAFPDTAVSS encoded by the coding sequence ATGTGCTCTGAACTTTTTCGGATTCCGCTGAAATGGGACAACGTGCCGATCTTCGGCGCGGGGGTGTTGCTGCTGTTGTGGGCCGTGTTCAGCGTGCTGGGGCTGAAGTCGACCGCGCGGGCAATGGGGTGGCCGGCGGCGCTCAAGGCGCACTTGCCGACGATCGTCATCGTCGGCGTGGCGCTGGTGTTTTTTGTGCCGAAGTACTTTCCCGACGGCGTGCCGATTCGCGGTTACGGGATGATGGTGCTGCTCGGCAGCATCGCCGGCATTTGGATGTCGGTTCATCGTGCGCAACAGGCGGGCGTCGCTGGTGAAGAGATTCTTGGTCTTGCCGTATGGATGTTCATCTCCGGCGTCATCGGCGCGAGATTGTTTTACGTCGTCGAATATTGGGAAGATCGCATCCGCCAAGCTGATGTGCTGTCGACGATCAAGACGGCGCTCAGCTTCACCGAAGGCGGGCTCGTCGTGTACGGCGCCTTCATCGGCGCGATGATCGGCTTCACGCTTTACATGCGGCGCCGCGGATTGCCGGCGCTCGCGATCTCCGACATGATCTGCGCGGGGATGCTCGTGGGGCTCGCGTTCGGCCGCATTGGGTGCCTGATGAACGGTTGCTGCTACGGCGGCGAGTCGGATGTGGCGTGGGCGATCACCTTCCCGCGCGAGAGCGGTCCCGAGATGATCAGCCCGCCGTATGGCGACCAAGCGACGTCGGGAGCTTTCTATGGATTTCACCTGCGCTCAAGCTCCGACGAAATGGCGCCGGCGATCATCGATCGCGTGAACGAAGGCTCGCTCGCCGCGACGGCCGGTTTGAAGGCGGGCGATCGCGTCATCAAGATCGACGAGAAACTGCTGGCCGGAGTCGCGGGCGCCGAGATGCTCGTCTACGAAGCCTTCCTGCAAGGCAAGCCAATGGTGCTGACGACCAGCGACAACGCCACGCACGAGATACCGGCCATTGAGCCGCCGCCGCGCAGTCGACCCGTGCATCCGGCGCAGCTCTACAGCACGATTACTGCCGCGCTGTTGGCGTGGGTGCTGTGGTCGTTTTACCCCTTCCGGCGTCGCGACGGCGCGGTGACGGCGCTGATGATTACGCTCTATCCAATCGCCCGTTTTTGCGAGGAATCGATCCGCGTCGACGAGTCGGCGGTGTTCGGCACCGGGATGAGTATTTCGCAGAATGTGAGCATTCTGCTGCTTGTGGCGGCCGGGGCGATGTGGGTCTGGTTGCTGCGTAAACCGGCCGGAAATCTGGCTTTTCCCGACACGGCCGTCAGTTCTTGA
- a CDS encoding sugar phosphate isomerase/epimerase family protein has translation MFVAASSDCFPDLPKDEVLPTLVDLEFTAVELPIRNDSRSWITPAEVAKSPEKAVDAFRDTHRLTIAALTVEPTGVKDEYYGQFSACCKLAKALKVVPLVVPAAELGTPFNEEIERLRELVKIASLEGCLVAMRTEIGCMTEDPDTAAVLCNNVKGLGLSLDPSHYIAGPRQGRDFSKVIPYVYNVHLRDSTKSALHVRVGQGEVDYGKLLGQLEKIGYSRALTIDMPPLEGHEHRPEMRKIRLLLDSLL, from the coding sequence GTGTTTGTTGCCGCGTCATCGGATTGCTTTCCCGATTTGCCCAAGGATGAGGTGTTGCCGACGCTGGTCGACCTCGAGTTCACCGCCGTCGAATTGCCCATCCGCAACGACTCCCGCTCTTGGATCACCCCGGCCGAAGTCGCCAAAAGTCCGGAGAAGGCGGTCGATGCCTTTCGCGACACCCATCGGCTGACGATCGCCGCCCTCACCGTCGAACCGACCGGCGTGAAGGACGAGTACTACGGCCAGTTCAGCGCCTGTTGCAAGCTGGCCAAGGCGCTGAAGGTCGTGCCGCTGGTGGTCCCCGCGGCCGAACTTGGCACGCCGTTCAACGAAGAGATCGAGCGCCTTCGCGAGCTGGTGAAGATCGCGTCGCTCGAAGGTTGCCTCGTCGCCATGCGGACCGAAATCGGCTGCATGACCGAAGACCCCGACACCGCCGCGGTGCTCTGCAACAACGTGAAGGGCCTCGGCCTGTCGCTCGACCCGAGCCACTACATCGCTGGCCCGCGGCAGGGACGCGATTTCTCGAAGGTAATTCCTTACGTTTACAACGTCCATCTCCGCGACTCGACGAAGAGTGCGCTGCATGTGCGCGTGGGGCAGGGCGAGGTCGATTACGGCAAGCTGCTGGGGCAGCTCGAGAAGATCGGCTACAGCCGGGCGCTGACGATCGACATGCCGCCGCTGGAAGGGCACGAGCATCGGCCCGAAATGCGGAAGATTCGCTTGCTGCTCGACAGCTTGCTGTAA
- the panC gene encoding pantoate--beta-alanine ligase, with product MPRSLQVINGVEAMRTAIRDVQRGGETVGFVPTMGALHEGHLSLIDAAAAECDRVAASIFVNPTQFGPNEDFTKYPRPLERDLDLLRERGCEFVFVPEAAEMYPAGYGTSIDVGAVAVPWEGAARPGHFSGVATVVLKLFECVPADRAYFGRKDYQQTLVVKRMAADLNLPVDVRVCAIIRDADGLALSSRNVYLSPDERRRALSLSQSLRLAEELISGGERDALMVRERMLAHLAAAGDVNVEYVAIVRDETVDEVATISGPITIAVAAKVGTTRLIDNLRIG from the coding sequence GTGCCTCGTTCCCTTCAGGTGATCAACGGCGTTGAAGCGATGCGCACCGCGATTCGCGACGTGCAGCGCGGCGGCGAGACGGTCGGCTTCGTGCCGACGATGGGCGCCCTGCACGAGGGGCACCTCAGTTTGATCGACGCGGCTGCCGCGGAATGCGATCGCGTCGCGGCGAGTATTTTCGTCAACCCAACGCAGTTCGGTCCGAACGAAGACTTTACGAAGTACCCGCGGCCGCTGGAGCGTGATCTCGATTTGCTGCGGGAGCGGGGCTGCGAGTTCGTGTTCGTGCCCGAGGCGGCTGAGATGTATCCGGCGGGCTATGGCACGTCGATCGACGTCGGCGCCGTCGCCGTGCCGTGGGAAGGCGCCGCACGTCCGGGGCATTTTTCTGGCGTCGCGACGGTGGTGCTGAAGCTGTTCGAATGCGTGCCGGCCGATCGGGCGTACTTCGGGCGGAAAGATTATCAGCAGACGCTCGTCGTGAAGCGGATGGCCGCCGACCTCAACCTGCCGGTCGATGTGCGAGTTTGCGCGATCATTCGCGACGCCGACGGGCTCGCGCTCAGTTCGCGGAACGTTTACCTCAGCCCCGATGAGCGGCGGCGAGCGCTCTCGCTGAGCCAATCGCTGCGGTTGGCAGAAGAATTAATTTCCGGCGGCGAGCGCGACGCACTTATGGTTCGTGAGCGGATGCTAGCACACCTGGCGGCGGCCGGCGACGTGAACGTCGAGTACGTCGCGATCGTCCGCGACGAGACGGTCGACGAAGTTGCGACGATCAGCGGCCCGATTACGATTGCCGTCGCAGCGAAGGTCGGCACGACGCGGCTGATCGATAATTTGCGGATTGGCTAA
- the folK gene encoding 2-amino-4-hydroxy-6-hydroxymethyldihydropteridine diphosphokinase produces MAHALVALGANLGDRARQLGGALDEFARLPESQLIRRSGWFETPPIGGPTGQGAFLNGAALLETSLAPTALLAALQRIEDALGRVRTERWGARVIDLDLLLYDQFVSSQQHSLLSGSLPLEGRVGEGVERWYPLQSPLPSPPPQGEGTSESLVARSLDGSQVSEIRRPPCHADNLIVPHPRMAFRRFVLEPAAAVAPGMIHPPSGWTVAALLRQLQHGTDVAAVIADSEQQAEAWAERLRAHFRNAFAASPGALALPQIVTWAAYRAGADESRRRRPKLILNFSSASTAAGESPTQPARPAFHAGAGSRRMPNLPTGGPVAWISQLGAADPMTEAAAAIQAVWPELAAVAPPSD; encoded by the coding sequence ATGGCTCACGCACTTGTTGCCCTCGGTGCGAATCTCGGCGACCGCGCGCGGCAGCTTGGCGGCGCGCTCGACGAGTTCGCGCGATTGCCGGAGTCGCAACTGATCCGCCGCAGCGGGTGGTTCGAGACCCCCCCGATAGGCGGGCCGACAGGGCAGGGGGCGTTTCTCAATGGCGCGGCCTTATTGGAAACGTCTCTCGCGCCGACAGCACTGCTAGCAGCGCTGCAGCGAATTGAGGATGCGCTCGGCCGCGTTCGCACCGAACGTTGGGGAGCCAGGGTGATCGATCTCGATCTACTCCTCTACGATCAGTTCGTAAGCTCTCAACAACATTCACTTCTCTCTGGCTCCCTCCCCCTTGAGGGGAGGGTTGGGGAGGGGGTGGAACGCTGGTACCCGCTGCAATCACCCCTCCCTAGCCCTCCCCCTCAAGGGGAGGGGACCTCAGAGTCATTAGTCGCTCGCTCTCTCGACGGTTCGCAGGTAAGTGAGATTCGCCGCCCGCCCTGTCATGCGGACAATCTCATTGTCCCGCATCCGCGGATGGCGTTTCGGCGCTTCGTCCTTGAGCCGGCTGCCGCCGTCGCGCCGGGAATGATCCATCCGCCAAGCGGCTGGACGGTCGCTGCGCTGCTGAGGCAACTTCAACATGGCACCGATGTCGCCGCAGTGATCGCGGACAGCGAGCAACAGGCTGAAGCGTGGGCCGAGCGACTGCGTGCTCACTTCCGCAATGCATTTGCGGCGAGCCCTGGTGCGCTCGCGTTGCCGCAAATCGTGACGTGGGCTGCCTACCGCGCGGGCGCCGACGAGTCGCGGCGACGCCGGCCGAAATTAATTTTGAATTTTTCTAGCGCGTCCACGGCCGCTGGTGAATCGCCGACGCAGCCCGCCAGACCCGCGTTCCACGCCGGGGCTGGTTCGCGTAGAATGCCTAACCTTCCAACCGGCGGCCCCGTCGCGTGGATCTCTCAACTCGGGGCGGCCGACCCGATGACCGAAGCGGCGGCGGCGATCCAAGCAGTGTGGCCGGAGCTGGCGGCGGTCGCACCCCCTTCGGATTAG
- the rlmN gene encoding 23S rRNA (adenine(2503)-C(2))-methyltransferase RlmN, with product MSDQAKPHLLNSVDASLAEWAAEAKVPRYRVAQVRKWLFEKRAGDWEAMTDLPKAVRADLAERFQLWTTEVTKHTQADDGTEKLLLSLADGGQIECVLLRDTTRRTICISTQVGCGMGCVFCASGLDGVDRNLTAGEIVEQILLLQRLLSPDERLSHIVVMGMGEPLANLDRLLVALAEAHREDGLGISARRITISTVGLPPAIDRLARHEQNYRLAISLHAPNDELRNQLVPVNKNIGLDPIMQAADRYFDVSGRRITYEYVLLADLNDAPEHARQLARILQGREALLNVIPYNPVAGLPYGTPTAERRQTFRAILEEGGVRVKFRHRKGDRIDAACGQLRRSQQPLHQISTST from the coding sequence ATGTCCGATCAAGCAAAACCACACCTGCTCAATAGCGTCGACGCTTCGCTGGCTGAATGGGCCGCCGAGGCGAAGGTGCCGCGCTATCGCGTCGCGCAGGTGCGGAAGTGGCTCTTCGAGAAGCGGGCCGGCGATTGGGAGGCGATGACCGACCTGCCGAAGGCGGTGCGTGCCGACCTCGCCGAGCGGTTTCAGCTGTGGACCACCGAAGTCACCAAGCACACCCAGGCCGACGACGGCACCGAGAAGCTGCTGCTGAGCCTCGCCGACGGCGGCCAGATCGAGTGCGTGCTGCTCCGCGATACGACCCGCCGCACGATTTGCATCAGCACGCAGGTCGGCTGCGGCATGGGCTGCGTCTTCTGCGCTAGCGGGCTCGACGGCGTCGACCGTAATCTCACCGCCGGCGAGATCGTCGAGCAAATCCTCCTGCTCCAGCGATTGCTGTCGCCGGATGAACGGCTGAGCCATATCGTCGTCATGGGCATGGGCGAGCCGCTCGCCAATCTCGATCGTTTGCTGGTCGCGCTCGCCGAGGCCCACCGCGAGGATGGCCTAGGAATCAGCGCTCGGCGCATCACGATCTCCACCGTCGGCCTACCGCCGGCGATCGATCGGCTCGCGCGTCACGAGCAAAACTACCGGCTCGCCATTTCGCTCCACGCCCCGAACGACGAGCTTCGCAATCAACTCGTCCCGGTGAACAAAAACATCGGCCTCGACCCGATCATGCAGGCGGCCGACCGCTACTTCGACGTCTCGGGCCGGCGGATCACCTACGAGTACGTGCTGCTCGCGGACCTCAACGACGCCCCCGAGCATGCTCGCCAACTCGCCCGCATTTTGCAGGGCCGCGAGGCGCTCCTGAACGTCATCCCTTACAACCCGGTCGCCGGCCTGCCGTACGGCACGCCAACCGCTGAGCGGCGGCAAACATTCCGCGCGATTCTGGAAGAGGGAGGCGTGCGCGTAAAATTCCGTCACCGCAAAGGCGACCGCATCGACGCCGCGTGCGGGCAGCTGCGGCGCTCGCAGCAGCCGCTGCATCAAATCTCGACTTCGACGTAG
- the sppA gene encoding signal peptide peptidase SppA: protein MSTVTPAPGSPPSQVIIQQQAPSAFGRYGKLLLIVLGICVMIIIGQNASYQRYFSPADAPQEKYHSLSKEATDKIAIIRVEGTILDPDGFVKKQIDRVREDNDVKGIVLRVDSPGGTVTASDYLYHELKELVKDREIPMVVSMGSICASGGYYLAMAGSDQKTQDDIIYAEPSTWTGSIGVVIPHYDVSELLSTWKVKDDSVASHKYKLMGSPTRELSPEERAEERKLLQGLVDQSFARFKAIVESGRPKLKGNEADLKKATTGQIFTAEQAQELGLIDQIGFMEAAIERAAKLAGKDTASVRCVEYESPPSALGALLGADSQLLPQRSSLDLAGVLDLTAPRAYYLCTWLPAILSNSR from the coding sequence ATGTCGACCGTTACCCCCGCCCCCGGCTCGCCCCCGTCGCAAGTCATCATCCAACAACAGGCCCCCTCCGCCTTCGGCCGGTACGGCAAGTTGCTGCTGATCGTGCTCGGCATCTGCGTGATGATCATCATCGGCCAGAATGCTAGCTACCAACGCTACTTCAGCCCCGCCGACGCGCCGCAGGAGAAGTACCACTCGCTCAGCAAGGAAGCGACCGACAAGATCGCCATCATCCGCGTCGAGGGAACGATTCTCGATCCTGACGGGTTTGTAAAGAAACAGATCGACCGCGTTCGCGAAGACAACGACGTGAAGGGGATTGTCCTGCGGGTCGATTCGCCCGGCGGTACCGTCACGGCGAGCGACTACCTCTACCACGAGCTGAAGGAGCTGGTGAAGGATCGCGAGATCCCGATGGTCGTCAGTATGGGGAGCATTTGCGCCAGCGGCGGCTACTACCTGGCGATGGCCGGTAGCGATCAGAAAACGCAGGACGACATTATTTACGCGGAGCCATCGACTTGGACCGGTTCGATCGGCGTGGTGATCCCGCACTACGACGTGTCGGAGCTGCTCAGCACCTGGAAGGTAAAGGACGACTCGGTCGCCAGCCACAAATACAAGTTAATGGGGAGCCCGACTCGCGAGCTGTCGCCTGAAGAGCGGGCGGAAGAACGGAAGCTGCTGCAGGGGCTGGTCGATCAGAGCTTCGCTCGCTTCAAGGCGATCGTCGAATCAGGCCGGCCGAAGCTGAAGGGGAACGAAGCCGATCTCAAGAAGGCGACGACCGGACAGATCTTCACCGCGGAACAAGCGCAAGAACTGGGGCTGATCGATCAGATTGGCTTCATGGAAGCCGCCATCGAACGGGCCGCCAAGCTGGCGGGCAAAGACACGGCGAGCGTTCGCTGCGTTGAGTACGAGTCGCCGCCGTCGGCCCTGGGGGCTCTACTCGGCGCCGACAGCCAGTTGCTGCCGCAACGCAGCAGCCTCGACCTAGCCGGCGTCCTCGACCTCACCGCCCCCCGGGCCTACTACCTCTGCACCTGGCTGCCGGCGATTTTGTCGAACTCTCGGTAG
- a CDS encoding RNA polymerase sigma factor encodes MNSSTGQRAAETDSAERIDLSSILSEHGRWLRTVLAARGVERDALDEVLQEVAAAACRGAEQLNDRERMGPWLYRIAVVQTLQYRRRAGRRRRLVERYAGSGVARDEAVDHDPLAWLLAEETQQLVRQAIARLSPRDAELLLLKYTEDWSYRDLAEKLGMSVSAVEARLHRARGRMRSALASLAPEVAETAR; translated from the coding sequence ATGAACTCGTCCACTGGCCAGCGTGCTGCCGAGACCGACTCGGCCGAGCGAATCGACCTGTCGTCGATCCTCTCGGAACATGGCCGCTGGTTGCGGACGGTACTGGCGGCGCGGGGCGTCGAGCGGGATGCGCTCGACGAGGTCCTGCAAGAAGTCGCTGCAGCGGCATGTCGCGGAGCGGAGCAATTGAACGATCGCGAGCGAATGGGCCCGTGGCTCTACCGCATCGCGGTCGTGCAAACCTTACAGTATCGCCGACGTGCGGGTCGGCGACGGCGACTCGTCGAGCGCTACGCCGGCAGCGGCGTAGCGCGAGACGAAGCCGTCGACCACGACCCGCTCGCCTGGTTACTTGCGGAGGAGACGCAACAACTGGTGCGGCAAGCGATCGCTCGTTTGTCGCCGCGCGACGCGGAGCTGCTCCTCCTCAAATATACGGAAGACTGGAGTTATCGCGATCTGGCTGAAAAGTTGGGCATGTCGGTGAGCGCCGTTGAGGCGCGACTCCATCGAGCCCGCGGTCGGATGCGATCGGCGCTAGCGAGCCTGGCGCCGGAAGTAGCCGAAACAGCAAGGTAG
- a CDS encoding FAD/NAD(P)-binding protein, with product MTHLPSGKLAELVRKLDALGPAPTLVDLAEAMATTGLTMEDVAEFVRPNSRMYNRALVALREQYELLVMTWLPGQTSVPHDHAGSICVMQVLQGAATEGSFQVAADGYVDVDYETIVPAGEITAGQDAGVHTVLNPATSRETLVTVHAYAPPLRDFRRFIQRPQTPTAPQAPQRDDTPTVVVVGGGFSGSMTAAQVLRSAAAAGQKLRVVVVERRGAVGEGVAYGTRETHHLLNVPAGKMSAWPDRPDDFVNWARTRDAKIRGDEFLPRRWYGEYVRETLLNTAQELGAAAELSVRFDEVRRVARRPSGGWLVHLAHGTTICADAVVLAIGHRPPSDPIGVRWSGPRTRLIADPWRPFALNVVEPDEPVVVIGAGLTAVDAVLSLAHPKRQAPITILSRRGLLPQSHAAAPQPPVDLKALVTELSAKPGGIRAVELSRRLHRLAREVVAKKGDWRTVVDGVRPHTAAIWGAMSAQQRQRFLVRLRPYWEVHRHRMALSIGAQFGELRDCDWVDVVAGRIVSAQSDGATVRLAIAERGSNCLKELDAAWVINCTGPAPSNSAAANPAIGSLLVDGWLQPDELGLGLQTTPHGNAIGENGRETADLFVVGTLRKPQYWESTAVPELRGQAAAVAERTVALVKERRAGSWQV from the coding sequence ATGACTCATCTTCCTAGCGGCAAGCTTGCCGAACTGGTGCGTAAACTCGATGCCCTCGGCCCGGCGCCGACCTTGGTCGATCTCGCCGAGGCGATGGCGACGACAGGGCTGACGATGGAAGACGTGGCGGAGTTCGTCCGCCCCAACTCGCGAATGTACAACCGCGCGCTCGTCGCGCTCCGCGAGCAGTACGAACTGCTTGTGATGACGTGGCTGCCGGGCCAAACGAGCGTGCCGCACGATCATGCCGGTTCGATTTGCGTGATGCAGGTGCTGCAAGGCGCGGCGACCGAAGGTTCGTTCCAAGTGGCGGCCGATGGGTACGTCGACGTCGATTACGAAACGATCGTACCCGCCGGGGAAATCACTGCCGGGCAAGACGCCGGCGTCCACACGGTGCTCAACCCGGCGACGAGTCGCGAGACGCTCGTTACGGTGCACGCCTACGCCCCGCCGTTGCGAGATTTCCGCCGCTTCATCCAACGGCCGCAAACGCCCACGGCCCCGCAAGCCCCGCAGCGAGACGACACGCCGACGGTGGTCGTGGTCGGCGGCGGGTTTAGCGGTTCGATGACCGCTGCCCAGGTGCTGCGCAGCGCGGCTGCCGCCGGGCAGAAGCTGCGAGTCGTCGTCGTCGAGCGTCGCGGCGCCGTTGGCGAAGGGGTCGCCTACGGCACGCGCGAGACGCACCACTTGCTCAACGTGCCGGCTGGCAAGATGAGCGCCTGGCCCGATCGGCCGGACGACTTTGTGAACTGGGCCCGCACGCGCGACGCGAAAATTCGCGGCGACGAATTCCTGCCGCGCCGCTGGTACGGCGAGTACGTTCGCGAGACGCTGCTCAATACGGCGCAAGAACTCGGCGCCGCCGCGGAGCTGTCCGTTCGCTTCGACGAAGTTCGCCGCGTTGCTCGTCGACCAAGCGGCGGTTGGCTCGTGCATCTCGCTCACGGCACGACGATTTGCGCCGACGCCGTGGTGCTCGCCATCGGGCATCGCCCGCCGTCCGATCCGATCGGCGTCCGTTGGAGCGGACCGCGGACGCGGTTGATTGCCGATCCGTGGCGGCCGTTCGCGCTCAACGTCGTCGAGCCAGACGAACCGGTCGTCGTCATCGGCGCCGGGCTTACCGCGGTCGACGCGGTGTTGTCGCTCGCCCATCCGAAGCGGCAGGCGCCGATCACGATTTTGTCGCGGCGCGGGTTGCTGCCGCAGTCGCACGCGGCCGCGCCGCAGCCGCCGGTTGATCTCAAGGCATTGGTAACGGAGCTGTCGGCCAAGCCGGGCGGCATTCGCGCTGTTGAACTAAGCCGCCGGCTCCATCGCCTCGCGCGAGAAGTCGTCGCGAAGAAGGGGGACTGGCGCACCGTCGTCGATGGCGTCCGTCCGCACACCGCCGCGATTTGGGGAGCGATGTCGGCCCAGCAGCGGCAGCGATTCCTGGTCCGGCTGCGGCCCTACTGGGAAGTCCACCGCCATCGGATGGCCCTCTCGATTGGCGCCCAGTTCGGCGAGCTGCGCGACTGCGATTGGGTCGACGTCGTGGCGGGACGAATCGTCTCGGCTCAGTCGGATGGCGCCACGGTGCGGCTGGCGATCGCCGAGCGCGGCAGCAACTGCCTGAAGGAACTCGACGCTGCCTGGGTGATCAACTGCACCGGACCGGCGCCCTCGAACAGCGCCGCGGCGAACCCGGCCATCGGCTCGCTGCTGGTCGACGGCTGGCTCCAGCCCGATGAGCTCGGCCTCGGCCTGCAGACGACGCCGCATGGCAACGCGATCGGCGAGAATGGCCGCGAGACGGCCGACCTGTTCGTCGTCGGCACGCTGCGTAAGCCGCAATATTGGGAAAGCACGGCCGTGCCCGAGCTGCGGGGCCAAGCGGCCGCCGTCGCCGAACGGACGGTCGCCCTGGTAAAAGAACGCCGCGCCGGCAGCTGGCAGGTCTAA
- a CDS encoding RNA polymerase sigma factor, giving the protein MAISDSTAERYTAHDPDVRLMLRVREDDAEAFEELMLRYQNRVVSLLAHITGRRDMAEDLAQDVFLRIYRARKRYIPGSKFSTWLFTIVHNVAANAQRTLSRRKEVHLAGSSASDTGANALDAAAVAQSGQMPTRQLDKLELRDAVNVAVASLNERQREAVLLNKFEHLSYEEIAEVMEMTPSAVKSLLTRARANLRDVLEPYLQQGTKVE; this is encoded by the coding sequence TTGGCCATCAGCGACTCCACCGCCGAGCGGTACACCGCGCACGACCCCGACGTGCGCCTGATGCTGCGCGTGCGCGAAGACGACGCCGAGGCGTTCGAGGAGTTGATGCTCCGCTACCAAAATCGCGTCGTCTCGCTGCTGGCCCACATCACGGGTCGCCGCGACATGGCGGAGGATTTGGCGCAAGACGTCTTCCTGCGGATCTACCGCGCCCGCAAACGATACATCCCCGGTTCCAAATTTTCGACCTGGCTATTCACGATCGTCCACAACGTCGCCGCGAACGCTCAGCGGACGCTGTCGCGGCGGAAGGAAGTTCACCTCGCCGGCAGCAGCGCGAGCGACACCGGGGCCAACGCCCTCGACGCCGCCGCGGTCGCCCAGAGCGGGCAGATGCCGACCCGCCAACTCGACAAGCTGGAACTACGCGACGCCGTGAACGTCGCCGTCGCCTCGCTCAACGAACGGCAACGCGAAGCGGTGCTGCTCAACAAATTCGAACACCTCAGCTACGAAGAAATCGCCGAAGTGATGGAGATGACCCCCTCGGCGGTGAAGTCGTTGCTAACCCGCGCTCGGGCGAACTTGCGCGATGTGCTGGAACCGTATTTGCAACAAGGAACGAAGGTTGAATAG